Proteins encoded by one window of Colletes latitarsis isolate SP2378_abdomen chromosome 5, iyColLati1, whole genome shotgun sequence:
- the Lft gene encoding limb expression 1 family member lowfat codes for MQGIMPVKTKSRVPENMGITGGLVDARDKQVLKEAVEAVVNSFAKHTQGYGRVNVVEALQEFWQMKQSRGTELRNGALVIYESVPGTSPPYVCYVTLPGGSCFGSFQNCPTKAEARRSAAKIALMNSVFNEHPARKITDDFIEKAVAEARASFTKPSAPSNSVGNQAQGNGDEKEDPNTGIGAFRFMLECNRGRTMLEFQELMTVFQLLHWNGSLKAMRERQCSRQEVVAHYSHRALDDDMRSQMALDWVAREHESGGGVVAMELALAERELEAARSAGRELRFPKEKKDILMLAHAQVCPQ; via the exons ATGCAgggcataatgccagttaaaacaAAATCCCGTGTTCCTGAAAATATGGGTATCACTGGTGGACTGGTAGATGCCAGGGATAAACAAGTGTTGAAGGAAGCAGTAGAAGCTGTTGTTAATAGCTTTGCAAAGCATACTCAAGGCTATGGAAGAG TGAATGTAGTAGAGGCTCTACAAGAATTCTGGCAAATGAAACAAAGTAGAGGAACAGAATTAAGAAATGGAGCTTTAGTTATTTATGAATCTGTTCCTGGTACCAGTCCACCTTATGTTTGTTATGTAACCCTTCCTGGAGGATCTTGTTTTGGTAGCTTTCAGAATTGCCCTACTAAAGCAGAAGCTCGTAGATCGGCGGCAAAAATTGCTTTAATGAATTCCGTTTTTAATGAGCATCCTGCTAGAAAAATAACAGACGATTTTATAGAAAAAGCAGTTGCAGAAGCAAGAGCTAGCTTTACCAAGCCTTCTGCACCATCTAACAGCGTTGGTAACCAAGCACAA GGAAATGGAGATGAGAAAGAGGATCCAAACACAGGTATAGGTGCATTTCGTTTTATGTTAGAATGCAATCGCGGAAGAACAATGTTAGAATTTCAAGAGTTAATGACAGTCTTCCAATTGCTTCATTGGAATGGATCTTTGAAAGCTATGAGAGAAAGGCAGTGCAGCAGACAAGAAGTTGTTGCTCATTACAGTCACCGGGCTTTAGACGACGATATGCGGAGCCAAATGGCATTAGATTGGGTCGCGAGAGAGCACGAAAGCGGCGGTGGTGTCGTTGCTATGGAATTAGCATTAGCTGAAAGAGAACTTGAGGCAGCACGTTCAGCTGGCAGGGAACTTCGATttcctaaagagaaaaaagatATATTGATGCTTGCCCATGCTCAAGTATGCCCTCAGTGA
- the Clpp gene encoding caseinolytic protease proteolytic subunit produces the protein MYCFANKKLFDIFTYYKSIRINSLLQISVHGQIISKRYLNFVPVVVEQSGRGERAYDIYSRLLKERIICLMGPITDNVSSVVIAQLLFLQSESSKNPIHMYINSPGGSVTAGLGIYDTMQYVLPPVATWCVGQACSMASLLLAAGAKGMRHSLPNARIMTHQPSGGVSGQATDIQIQAVEILKLKKQINNLYVKHTGLELEKIERSMERDNFMSPAQAKEFGIIDKVLTHPMQEEEGEVSVKLTDSTLDVTSQP, from the exons ATGTACTGttttgcaaataaaaaattatttgatatATTCACATATTATAAGTCTATTCg GATAAATAGTTTGTTGCAAATTTCT GTTCATGGTCAAATAATAAGTAAGCGATATCTTAATTTTGTACCAGTTGTGGTAGAACAAAGTGGACGAGGTGAACGTGCATATGATATCTATTCACGTCTTTTAAAAGAACGGATTATTTGTCTTATGGGCCCG atCACGGATAATGTATCCTCTGTAGTAATTGCTCAACTACTATTCCTTCAATCAGAAAGTAGTAAAAATCCAATTCATATGTACATTAATTCGCCTGGTGGCAGTGTAACCGCAGGGCTTGGTATATATGACACCATGCAATATGTTCTTCCTCCAGTTGCAACATGGTGTGTAGGGCAAGCATGTTCAATGGCAAGTTTATTATTAGCTGCTGGGGCAAAAGGTATGCGTCACTCATTGCCCAATGCAAGAATTATGACACATCAACCATCAGGAGGAGTATCTGGTCAAGCTACAGATATACAAATACAAGCTGTAGAAATATTAAAGCTCAAGAAACAAATTAACAATTTATATGTTAAACATACAGGCTTGGAGTTAGAAAAAATAG AACGTTCTATGGAAAGGGATAATTTTATGAGCCCAGCACAAGCAAAGGAATTTGGAATAATAGACAAAGTACTGACACATCCTATGCAAGAAGAAGAAGGAGAAGTTAGCGTTAAATTGACCGATAGTACTCTTGACGTCACTTCGCAACCTTGA